A window of Aliarcobacter trophiarum LMG 25534 contains these coding sequences:
- the cmoB gene encoding tRNA 5-methoxyuridine(34)/uridine 5-oxyacetic acid(34) synthase CmoB, producing MNIEKLKKKKEECRTWKNVEPWYKELQNTQKIEKTNLKVDYGDWFGIGNRADINDTEYETILKTAKSLIPWRKGPFKIFDLEIDSEWQSNLKYNLLRPHFNLKDKIVADIGCNNGYYMFRMLEDNPKRVVGFDPSPLTLHQFEFINHFVKSEIIYEMLGVEHLEFYNHKFDFIFMLGVLYHRADPVGTLKALNRGLNSKGEIIIDTFMIDGEDEICLTPNQRYSKIPNIYFIPTIPALKNWLIRAGFENIEVLATVITTKEEQRATSWSFDESLEEFLDPNDINKTVEGYPAPKRVYIKAKKVL from the coding sequence ATGAATATTGAAAAATTAAAAAAGAAAAAAGAAGAGTGTAGAACTTGGAAAAATGTAGAGCCTTGGTATAAGGAGTTACAAAATACACAAAAAATTGAAAAAACTAATCTAAAAGTTGATTATGGCGACTGGTTTGGTATTGGAAATAGGGCTGATATAAATGATACTGAGTATGAGACTATTTTAAAAACTGCAAAGTCTTTAATTCCATGGAGAAAAGGACCATTTAAAATATTTGACCTTGAAATAGATAGTGAATGGCAAAGTAATCTTAAATATAATCTTCTAAGACCACATTTCAATCTAAAAGATAAAATTGTTGCAGATATTGGTTGTAATAATGGATACTATATGTTTAGAATGTTAGAAGATAATCCAAAAAGAGTAGTTGGTTTTGACCCTTCTCCACTAACTCTTCATCAATTTGAGTTTATAAATCACTTTGTAAAGTCAGAGATTATTTATGAGATGTTAGGAGTTGAGCATCTTGAATTTTATAATCATAAATTTGATTTTATTTTTATGCTAGGAGTTTTATACCATAGAGCTGACCCTGTTGGGACTTTAAAGGCATTAAATAGAGGATTAAATAGTAAAGGTGAGATTATAATTGATACTTTTATGATAGATGGAGAAGATGAGATTTGCTTAACTCCAAACCAAAGATATTCAAAAATTCCAAATATATACTTTATTCCTACGATTCCTGCACTTAAGAATTGGCTTATCCGTGCTGGATTTGAGAATATAGAGGTACTTGCTACTGTTATAACTACAAAAGAGGAACAAAGAGCTACTTCATGGAGTTTTGATGAGAGTTTGGAAGAGTTTTTAGATCCAAATGATATTAACAAAACAGTTGAAGGTTACCCAGCTCCAAAAAGAGTCTATATAAAAGCTAAAAAGGTTTTATAA
- a CDS encoding GGDEF domain-containing protein, producing the protein MRNSIIELIKQSAFDSEALKTLESIFKLYEQLQYSSNLNQIANDIFLWLEEEFHIKNMVFSLFDINKNNKSNILSKGDTFYLDDDLSQFFIINTHTNLNATISFCASSQEHSLFLEDKYNSIEATFFIISTIVQNAILKKNFIDSASLDSVTNVFSSHYFIENLSSYLKLSNNKQSEIFLLMIGIDRFKAVVDEFNYEIADKVLIELARVIHSNINEFDIVGRLETDTFLVSILSNDDENQACEVAKRIISDFAKTRVIVNEETRQTLQKTVSIGFEKFIPNSNISLDDAIKNSDIALVEAKNKGRGEFMKFSNIDKSDNFKLF; encoded by the coding sequence ATGAGAAATAGTATTATAGAATTAATAAAACAATCAGCATTTGATAGTGAAGCACTCAAAACACTAGAGAGTATATTTAAACTATATGAGCAACTTCAATACTCATCAAACTTAAACCAAATAGCAAATGATATTTTTTTATGGCTAGAAGAAGAGTTTCATATAAAAAATATGGTCTTTTCTCTATTTGATATAAATAAAAACAATAAAAGTAATATTTTATCAAAGGGAGATACATTTTATTTAGATGATGATTTATCTCAATTTTTTATTATAAATACACATACAAATCTAAATGCAACAATCTCTTTTTGTGCTTCATCGCAAGAACATTCTTTATTTTTGGAAGATAAATACAACTCTATAGAGGCTACATTTTTTATAATTTCAACAATTGTTCAAAATGCAATTTTAAAGAAAAACTTTATAGATTCAGCCTCTCTTGATTCAGTTACAAATGTATTTTCAAGCCACTATTTTATTGAAAACTTATCTTCATATCTTAAGCTATCAAATAACAAACAGAGTGAGATTTTCCTACTTATGATAGGAATAGATAGATTTAAAGCTGTTGTTGATGAGTTTAATTATGAGATTGCTGATAAAGTTTTAATTGAATTAGCAAGAGTTATTCACTCAAATATAAATGAGTTTGATATAGTAGGAAGACTTGAAACTGATACTTTTTTGGTATCTATTTTAAGTAATGATGATGAAAACCAAGCTTGTGAAGTTGCAAAAAGGATTATCAGTGATTTTGCTAAAACTAGAGTAATTGTAAATGAAGAGACTAGACAAACTCTACAAAAAACAGTTAGTATTGGCTTTGAAAAATTTATACCAAACTCAAATATCTCTCTTGATGATGCTATAAAAAACTCTGATATAGCACTTGTTGAAGCAAAAAACAAAGGTAGAGGAGAGTTTATGAAATTCTCAAATATAGATAAATCTGATAATTTCAAACTCTTTTAA
- a CDS encoding GGDEF domain-containing protein: MSNFYETITELSLKLSTSEKTEIFDDIFEFLELNFNVAFLKVFLRKNGISSSVFDNSNEANSQFFYTYKTKLTNSLELTFGLIFENQKKLDSFKKDTTNINIALDILSMNIYTKHLENTISDILIIDLLTGCYNRTYLNHYIRSIFSLASREGKKIAFLKVGVDHFKAVLDEFNYEIGDRVIKRLATVLQNGVRDSDLVIRVSNDAFLVLLQNIQEEENAILVANKLIDNFKKEKIVVNHDTNQILMKTICVGITFYPKDGTNLDTIIKKSDIAIREAKNRGRSMAFVFSEDETSKIELF; encoded by the coding sequence ATGAGTAACTTTTATGAAACCATCACAGAGTTATCTCTCAAACTATCTACAAGTGAAAAAACAGAAATTTTTGATGATATTTTTGAATTTTTAGAACTAAATTTTAATGTAGCTTTTCTAAAAGTGTTTCTTAGGAAAAATGGAATTTCTAGTAGTGTTTTTGATAATTCTAATGAAGCGAATTCTCAGTTTTTTTATACATATAAAACAAAACTTACAAATAGCCTTGAGCTTACTTTTGGTCTTATTTTTGAAAATCAAAAAAAGCTTGATAGTTTTAAAAAAGATACTACAAATATAAATATCGCATTAGATATTTTATCTATGAATATCTATACAAAACACCTAGAAAATACTATATCAGATATTTTGATTATTGATTTATTAACAGGGTGCTACAATAGAACATATTTAAACCACTATATAAGGTCAATTTTTAGTCTAGCCTCAAGAGAGGGTAAAAAAATAGCATTTTTAAAAGTTGGAGTAGATCACTTTAAGGCAGTATTAGATGAGTTTAACTATGAAATTGGTGATAGAGTAATAAAAAGATTAGCAACTGTTTTACAAAATGGAGTTAGAGATTCTGATTTAGTAATAAGAGTTTCAAATGATGCTTTTTTGGTTTTACTTCAAAATATACAAGAAGAGGAGAATGCCATTCTTGTAGCAAACAAATTAATAGATAACTTTAAAAAAGAGAAAATAGTTGTAAATCATGATACAAACCAGATTTTAATGAAAACAATTTGTGTTGGAATAACATTTTATCCAAAAGATGGAACCAATTTAGATACTATTATCAAAAAATCTGATATTGCAATTAGAGAAGCTAAAAATAGAGGAAGAAGTATGGCATTTGTGTTTAGTGAAGATGAGACGTCTAAGATTGAGCTTTTTTAG
- a CDS encoding MBL fold metallo-hydrolase gives MEIKVHPMGDYATNCYIVTIDNKDFIIDPGVNATPWIKQNVTNPVAILNTHGHFDHIWSNQEIKELFNIKLYTPKDDEFMLTLNPYNLGMPHSKADILVNPDEELEIEGIKIKFHHFPGHTPGCSMIEIEKTLFSGDFIFKGTIGRFDFPNSSSVEMKKSLNKILEWKDNYNIYPGHGDKTTLLNEIDNITLWEKHIR, from the coding sequence ATGGAGATTAAAGTTCACCCTATGGGTGATTATGCTACAAATTGTTATATTGTTACTATAGATAATAAAGATTTTATAATTGATCCAGGAGTAAATGCAACTCCTTGGATTAAGCAAAATGTTACAAATCCTGTTGCAATTTTAAACACTCATGGTCATTTTGACCATATCTGGTCAAATCAAGAGATTAAAGAGCTTTTTAATATTAAGCTTTATACACCAAAAGATGATGAGTTTATGCTAACTTTAAACCCATATAATCTAGGAATGCCTCATTCAAAAGCAGATATCTTAGTAAATCCTGATGAAGAGCTTGAAATTGAAGGGATAAAAATAAAATTTCATCATTTCCCTGGTCATACTCCAGGATGTAGTATGATTGAGATAGAGAAAACTCTTTTCAGTGGAGACTTTATTTTTAAAGGTACTATTGGTAGATTTGATTTCCCAAACTCAAGTTCTGTAGAGATGAAAAAGAGTTTAAATAAAATTTTAGAATGGAAAGACAATTACAATATCTATCCAGGACATGGTGATAAAACAACTCTTCTAAATGAAATTGATAATATTACTCTATGGGAAAAACATATTAGATGA
- a CDS encoding ferritin-like domain-containing protein — translation MDYYIILEDILLTKLPKEKFLKFNNFYKLFLEDKLEFNHDYRALELKNPSYCDFLTIIKPTELPPIKNFKTDDGKKYLIHTILHIEYSAVDLALDAALRYQNMPFSFYKDWLEVASDEIRHFLMLEELLKELGGFYGEFEVHKNLFEAMQQTPDLLSRMACVPRYLEANGLDQNPKIMEKLNSNRDAFNVKLIEALKIILKEEVDHVKKGDSWFKYECERVGCDPETTYFEAIEKVFPGSTKRKMDLNFEARKEAGFSCDELKILSKKDDCV, via the coding sequence ATGGATTATTACATAATTTTAGAAGATATTTTGCTTACAAAACTACCAAAAGAGAAATTTCTTAAGTTTAATAATTTTTATAAACTTTTTTTGGAAGATAAGCTAGAATTTAACCATGATTATAGAGCTTTGGAGTTAAAAAATCCATCTTATTGCGATTTTTTAACTATTATAAAGCCAACAGAACTTCCACCAATAAAGAACTTCAAAACAGATGATGGAAAAAAATATTTAATACATACAATTCTACACATTGAATATAGCGCTGTTGATTTAGCTTTAGATGCTGCTTTAAGATACCAAAATATGCCTTTTTCATTTTATAAAGATTGGCTAGAGGTTGCTAGTGATGAGATTAGACATTTTTTAATGCTAGAAGAGTTATTAAAAGAGTTAGGTGGATTTTATGGGGAGTTTGAAGTACATAAGAATCTTTTTGAAGCTATGCAACAAACTCCTGATTTATTAAGTAGAATGGCATGTGTTCCTAGATATTTAGAGGCAAATGGATTAGACCAAAATCCAAAGATTATGGAGAAACTAAACTCAAATAGAGATGCATTTAATGTAAAACTAATTGAAGCTTTAAAAATTATACTAAAAGAAGAGGTTGATCATGTGAAAAAAGGAGATTCTTGGTTTAAATATGAGTGCGAAAGAGTAGGGTGTGATCCTGAAACTACTTATTTTGAGGCTATAGAAAAAGTTTTTCCAGGTAGTACAAAAAGGAAAATGGATTTAAACTTTGAAGCTAGAAAAGAAGCAGGGTTCTCTTGTGATGAGTTGAAAATTTTATCAAAAAAAGATGACTGTGTTTGA
- the dnaJ gene encoding molecular chaperone DnaJ: MIEIDYYELLEVEKTSDKATIKKAYRKLAMKYHPDKNPNDKEAEEKFKTISEAYEVLSNDEKRALYDRYGKAGLEGNGGRSSGFGGFDDLGSIFEEMFGFSRNHSKKERKSYNYSLDTAIEVKLEFNEAVFGCKKEINYKYKTACKPCNGTGAKDSKFENCKTCAGVGQVHTRQGFMTYAQTCPTCSGSGQSKANPCKSCSGEGYEEIKGNFTVDIPEGVNDGMRIRVSNRGNIAPNGQRGDLYLQTKVKEDSHFIRHDDDIYFEAPIFFTQVALGAKIKVPSLKGELELEIPKNAKDKQQFTFRNEGVKSVQGYGKGDLIVQIKIEYPKTLTEEQKELLEKLQESFGVESTPSEVKFEGMFDKVKKWFS; the protein is encoded by the coding sequence TTGATTGAAATTGATTATTATGAACTTTTAGAGGTTGAAAAAACATCAGATAAAGCAACTATAAAAAAAGCATATAGAAAATTAGCTATGAAGTATCATCCTGACAAAAATCCAAATGATAAAGAGGCTGAAGAGAAGTTTAAAACTATAAGTGAAGCTTATGAGGTTTTAAGTAATGATGAAAAAAGAGCTTTATATGATAGATATGGGAAAGCTGGTTTAGAAGGAAATGGTGGACGAAGCTCTGGTTTTGGTGGTTTTGATGATTTAGGTTCTATTTTTGAAGAGATGTTCGGTTTCTCAAGAAATCATAGCAAAAAAGAGAGAAAATCTTATAACTATAGTCTAGATACTGCTATTGAAGTAAAGTTAGAATTTAATGAAGCAGTATTTGGTTGTAAAAAAGAGATAAATTACAAATATAAAACAGCTTGTAAGCCTTGTAACGGAACTGGTGCAAAAGATAGTAAATTTGAAAATTGTAAAACTTGTGCAGGTGTTGGACAAGTTCACACAAGACAAGGTTTTATGACATATGCTCAAACTTGTCCAACTTGTAGTGGGAGTGGTCAATCAAAAGCAAATCCTTGTAAATCTTGCTCTGGAGAAGGTTATGAAGAGATAAAAGGAAACTTTACTGTTGATATTCCAGAAGGTGTAAATGATGGAATGAGAATAAGAGTTTCAAATAGAGGGAATATAGCACCAAATGGGCAAAGAGGAGATTTATATCTTCAAACGAAAGTAAAAGAGGATAGTCATTTTATAAGACATGATGATGATATATATTTTGAAGCCCCTATTTTCTTTACTCAAGTAGCATTGGGAGCAAAAATAAAAGTTCCTAGCCTAAAAGGTGAATTAGAACTAGAAATACCAAAAAATGCAAAAGATAAACAACAATTTACATTTAGAAATGAGGGTGTAAAAAGTGTTCAAGGATATGGTAAAGGGGACTTGATTGTTCAAATCAAGATAGAATATCCAAAAACTTTAACAGAAGAACAAAAAGAGCTTTTAGAAAAGCTTCAAGAGAGCTTTGGGGTAGAGAGCACTCCTTCTGAAGTAAAATTTGAAGGAATGTTTGATAAAGTTAAAAAATGGTTCTCTTAA
- a CDS encoding tyrosine-type recombinase/integrase translates to MRYDLDFKDSFKDSMLFWIERFIRYKLTSLSNRQVSNKDKLAFIIQSLVKGTKNIKELEVLVKDARNIGLSGINTYFNPLLKLYNYTTNLGLASLKEIDEELLSDFLASQTSSLSDATKKNHRIALLSLFSYIDKQNENIDGSSYLFKIELKNWGGLSGKSGTKLPSFMNKDEINRFLSAIDNFEFSENTAYRNRLIIKIIIYTGIRVGEMLNLKLKDIFPEKDIYMLQIRGKGNKPRVVMIKKHIIDNELQNWLDQRVCNSDILVCNQKGDRLTQAYVSRIVENILMSVGIRKEKNGAHMLRHSFATLLYSKHHDLILVQEALGHADINTSRIYTHFDKERLRKTTDIF, encoded by the coding sequence ATGAGATATGATTTAGACTTTAAAGATAGTTTTAAAGATAGTATGCTTTTTTGGATAGAGAGATTTATAAGGTATAAACTAACAAGTTTATCAAATAGACAAGTATCTAATAAAGATAAACTAGCCTTTATTATTCAAAGCCTAGTAAAAGGTACAAAAAATATAAAAGAGCTTGAAGTTTTAGTAAAGGATGCTAGGAATATAGGCTTAAGCGGAATAAATACATATTTTAATCCCCTTTTAAAGCTATACAACTATACAACCAACTTAGGGCTTGCTTCTTTAAAAGAGATTGATGAAGAGTTATTGAGTGATTTTTTAGCTAGCCAAACTAGTTCTCTATCAGATGCAACTAAAAAAAATCATCGTATAGCCCTACTATCCCTATTCTCATATATAGATAAACAAAATGAAAATATAGATGGAAGCTCATACTTATTTAAAATTGAATTAAAGAACTGGGGTGGATTAAGTGGAAAAAGTGGTACAAAACTACCCTCTTTTATGAATAAAGATGAGATTAATAGATTTCTAAGTGCTATTGATAATTTTGAATTTTCTGAGAATACAGCTTATAGAAATAGACTTATAATAAAAATTATCATTTATACAGGAATAAGAGTTGGCGAAATGTTAAATCTAAAACTAAAAGATATTTTTCCTGAAAAAGATATATATATGCTTCAAATAAGGGGAAAAGGAAATAAACCAAGAGTTGTAATGATAAAAAAACATATTATTGATAATGAGCTACAAAATTGGCTAGATCAAAGGGTTTGTAACAGTGATATTTTAGTTTGTAATCAAAAGGGAGATAGATTAACACAAGCATATGTTAGCCGTATTGTTGAAAATATTTTAATGAGTGTTGGTATTAGAAAAGAAAAAAATGGAGCACATATGCTAAGACACTCATTTGCAACCCTACTTTACTCAAAGCATCATGATTTAATTTTAGTTCAAGAGGCTTTGGGACATGCAGATATAAATACAAGCAGAATTTATACTCACTTTGATAAAGAGAGATTGAGAAAAACTACAGATATTTTTTAA
- a CDS encoding protein-glutamate methylesterase/protein-glutamine glutaminase: MYTVLVIDDSASMRRILKDMIGSIDEFEVVAVANDAYEAREKIKEYEPDLVTIDINMPKMDGVTFLRNLMRLHPMPAVVISGESVRGSDIFDDGAVGFIPKPDNGETMQSFEARIKDTLLSLTFLLKRYTLKKPASQKKDYRPTVSPDYKVHPDEVIPLKPASFGGQKLIAIGSSTGGVESLLKVFSKLPNNLPPIVMTQHIPYGFSSSFAQRLNDYSEVNVCEAVDGQILEFGHAYLAPGNMHLTIEKVGNVLKTKLLDAKKVSQHKPSVDVLFRSVNNSVGGSAMAVMMTGMGDDGTIAMKELFDNGAYTIAQNEASCVVFGMPMKAIQAGAVKEIVHLDEISDYIIAFSRGKVR; this comes from the coding sequence ATGTATACGGTATTGGTTATTGATGATTCTGCTTCTATGAGAAGAATATTAAAAGATATGATAGGCTCTATAGATGAGTTTGAAGTTGTTGCAGTTGCAAATGATGCCTATGAAGCTAGAGAAAAAATCAAAGAGTATGAACCTGATCTTGTAACAATTGATATAAATATGCCAAAAATGGATGGAGTTACTTTTTTACGAAATTTAATGAGACTTCATCCTATGCCAGCTGTTGTAATATCTGGAGAGAGCGTAAGAGGAAGTGATATTTTTGATGATGGTGCTGTTGGATTTATTCCAAAGCCTGATAATGGTGAAACTATGCAATCTTTTGAAGCGAGGATAAAAGATACTCTTTTAAGTCTTACTTTTTTACTAAAAAGATATACACTAAAAAAGCCTGCTTCACAAAAAAAAGATTATAGACCTACAGTTTCTCCTGATTATAAAGTTCATCCAGATGAAGTAATTCCACTTAAACCAGCTAGTTTTGGAGGACAAAAACTAATAGCTATTGGCTCATCAACAGGTGGAGTTGAGAGTTTACTTAAAGTATTTAGCAAATTACCAAATAATTTACCACCAATTGTTATGACACAACATATTCCATATGGGTTTTCAAGCTCTTTTGCTCAAAGATTAAATGATTACTCAGAAGTAAATGTTTGTGAAGCAGTTGATGGTCAAATCTTAGAGTTTGGTCATGCCTATTTAGCACCTGGAAATATGCATTTAACTATAGAAAAAGTAGGAAATGTATTAAAAACAAAACTCCTAGATGCAAAAAAAGTAAGCCAACATAAACCAAGTGTTGATGTACTTTTTAGATCTGTAAATAATAGTGTAGGGGGTTCTGCTATGGCTGTTATGATGACAGGAATGGGAGATGATGGAACTATTGCTATGAAAGAACTATTTGATAATGGAGCATACACAATAGCTCAAAATGAAGCTAGTTGTGTAGTTTTTGGAATGCCTATGAAAGCGATACAAGCAGGTGCAGTAAAAGAGATAGTTCATCTAGATGAAATTTCTGATTATATAATAGCTTTTTCAAGAGGAAAAGTTAGATAG
- a CDS encoding chemotaxis protein CheD: MLTIGRKDGKIEKLSLAKITQKTKGFPTHTVIGGEFAVALDGEDVALKTLLGSCVALMFYDRKRKIKAMNHFLLPETSDNSNDMKYGLYSVEAMLNEMYKQGCSKSDIVAKISGGADIMNLNLKNSIGARNVEFAKEFCQKEGFRIISEHVRGEHGRLILLADNFETFIKVTQKSETDSKILSNEKSLQIEISKSPVIKEYAGAVELFGTNKKIEETMEIELF, encoded by the coding sequence ATGTTAACTATTGGTAGAAAAGATGGTAAGATTGAGAAACTATCTTTAGCAAAAATAACTCAAAAAACAAAAGGTTTTCCAACACATACTGTTATTGGTGGTGAATTTGCTGTTGCACTAGATGGAGAGGATGTTGCTTTAAAAACACTACTTGGCTCTTGTGTAGCTTTGATGTTTTATGATAGAAAAAGAAAAATAAAAGCTATGAATCACTTTTTATTGCCTGAGACTAGTGATAATTCTAATGATATGAAATATGGGCTATATTCAGTTGAGGCTATGTTAAATGAGATGTATAAACAAGGTTGTTCAAAGTCTGATATAGTAGCAAAAATATCTGGTGGTGCTGATATTATGAATTTAAATTTAAAAAACTCTATTGGTGCTAGAAATGTTGAATTTGCCAAAGAATTTTGTCAAAAAGAGGGGTTTAGAATAATATCAGAGCATGTAAGGGGAGAGCATGGAAGATTAATTCTTCTTGCTGATAACTTTGAGACATTTATTAAAGTAACTCAAAAAAGTGAAACTGATAGTAAAATTCTATCAAATGAGAAATCATTACAAATTGAAATCTCTAAATCTCCAGTTATTAAAGAGTATGCAGGAGCAGTTGAACTATTTGGTACTAATAAGAAAATCGAAGAGACAATGGAAATAGAACTTTTTTAA
- a CDS encoding CheR family methyltransferase: MAYTTQDVHDKIKKLLYSLTGITLTENKDIMISNRIDKLKRNCNNYGDIMELLDSIEKGSNVTEFINTFTTNKTHFFREEFHFEDLRDRVLPFFAKKQENISIWCSASSTGEEPYSIAMTISEANKMLSSNIKANIIATDIDTNVLQYGADGIYRYSKSSKEFPDWIRPQNYFKRRIQKSLSGEEVLIKVNDDLKRMITFHIMNLNNDSYPFSNNQFDVIFCRNVLIYFSVEDQNDILKKLFRYLKIGGTLYLGHSENPQDLIHYVKRVGQNIFVKENELC, encoded by the coding sequence ATGGCATACACAACACAAGATGTTCATGATAAAATAAAAAAACTTCTTTATTCTCTTACAGGTATTACTCTTACAGAGAATAAAGATATTATGATTTCAAATCGTATAGATAAACTAAAAAGAAATTGTAATAATTATGGTGATATTATGGAACTTTTAGACTCTATTGAAAAAGGCTCTAATGTCACAGAATTTATAAATACATTCACTACAAATAAAACTCATTTTTTTAGAGAAGAGTTTCATTTTGAAGATTTAAGAGATAGAGTTCTTCCTTTTTTTGCTAAAAAACAAGAGAATATATCTATTTGGTGTTCTGCATCTTCAACAGGAGAAGAGCCTTATTCAATAGCCATGACTATATCTGAAGCAAATAAAATGCTTTCATCAAATATTAAAGCAAATATTATAGCTACAGATATTGATACTAATGTTTTACAGTATGGAGCTGACGGGATTTATCGATATTCTAAATCATCAAAAGAGTTTCCAGATTGGATTAGACCTCAAAACTACTTCAAAAGAAGAATACAAAAAAGCTTATCTGGAGAAGAGGTTTTAATAAAGGTAAATGATGATTTAAAAAGAATGATAACTTTTCATATAATGAACCTAAATAATGATAGTTATCCATTTTCAAACAATCAATTTGATGTAATTTTTTGTAGAAATGTTTTGATATATTTTTCAGTAGAAGATCAAAATGATATATTGAAAAAACTATTTAGATATTTAAAAATTGGAGGAACTCTATATTTAGGACACTCTGAAAATCCTCAAGATTTAATACATTATGTAAAAAGAGTAGGGCAAAATATTTTTGTAAAAGAGAACGAGTTATGTTAA